The following are encoded in a window of Vespa crabro chromosome 2, iyVesCrab1.2, whole genome shotgun sequence genomic DNA:
- the LOC124422013 gene encoding uncharacterized protein LOC124422013 isoform X4, whose product MAVRLSRPTESKWEELHPGGERPPALQEHSAVAYKDCLYVFGGELGFSAGTETPLWVYNVKTNTWRKVRAQRGCAVPRGRRGHTALVHRGQMLIYGGYQDLRGSSPELWAFHFETESWHLLSSSESGPAARHKHSAVLHGDTMYIYGGMTDLQERSDCWRWDVNTASWFMLKNKPGPGPLHGHAACRLPSCMLIFGGESGGLATNELWRFHFGTETWEKLSVPGPKPQPRAESVALAVSELLIRGTSSDNPKPRLKNQRTRLCSNRISPNEAPTRPSFLKEISKLSQINLSRLSHPTKCSYSVLSGQDDNEESPQEANTYYPFQQVDVEAVEPSMGMVKSRSANTLARRRQKPPETTTKATEASNSNNNTGSGMTRDPISVPNFRALTLPTPVLTPVEAARLVFVDPDELSDSEEKKEPPTSRLIEVQEERRDFSSTHHACQPTRGESYSSHLYEAALQTPKTPTTSKIPTSASVRFADLEEGEESTSDYASIETRSPGDPLAEDDWPSNKKSKQLRAIVSSTTIREGQFGFCNPNYLGLDESRSHYQQQHHHHHHHHHQQQQQQQQQQQDGKYAKMLNSPPDSVLEDEPGRSASQTFAELLELQEIRRIPRAPPKSLPLGSPSRRAVSASRAERQRAKVAANDGNDSGTPSYGPAPLYVFLVGGKEKGQVTVFARPVSLWKLQLAPHIF is encoded by the exons aCGAATACGTGGAGGAAGGTCAGAGCTCAACGAGGTTGCGCGGTTCCTAGAGGTCGCAGAGGTCATACGGCCTTGGTCCATCGAGGTCAAATGCTCATCTATGGAGGTTATCAAGATTTACGTGGTAGCTCTCCTGAATTATGGGCTTTCCATTTCG aAACAGAATCGTGGCATCTATTATCATCTAGCGAAAGTGGTCCAGCTGCGAGACACAAACACTCAGCCGTTTTACATGGAGATACTATGTATATTTACGGTGGTATGACGGATTTACAAGAGAGAAGCGATTGCTGGCGATGGGACGTTAATACCGCTTCCTGGTTCATGCTGAAGAATAAGCCTGGACCGGGTCCACTTCATGGTCATGCTGCTTGCAGACTCCCAAGTTGCATGTTGATCTTTGGTGGAGAGAGCGGTGGTCTCGCTACCAATGAATTATGGAGGTTTCATTTCG GTACGGAAACTTGGGAGAAACTATCTGTACCAGGACCGAAACCTCAACCCAGAGCAGAGAGTGTTGCCCTGGCAGTATCCGAGTTGTTGATTCGTGGTACCAGTAGCGATAATCCTAAACCaagattaaaaaatcaaaGGACGAGATTGTGTAGTAATAGAATATCACCGAATGAAGCACCTACGAGGCCTAGTTTTCTCAAAGAAATCTCGAAATTGTCGCAGATCAATCTGTCAAGGTTGAGTCATCCAACCAAGTGTAGTTATTCTGTACTCAGTGGACAGGACGATAATGAAGAAAGTCCTCAAGAG GCGAACACGTATTATCCGTTTCAGCAAGTGGACGTAGAAGCCGTAGAACCTTCGATGGGAATGGTAAAGTCTCGAAGTGCCAATACCTTAGCTCGTAGAAGACAAAAGCCGCCGGAAACGACGACAAAAGCAACTGAAGctagcaatagtaataataatactggcAGTGGCATGACCAGAGATCCTATTTCGGTGCCAAATTTTCGAGCTTTAACGTTACCAACGCCAGTACTAACACCTGTTGAGGCAGCTAGATTAGTTTTCGTTGATCCAGACGAGTTGAGCGATagcgaggagaaaaaagaaccacCTACCTCGAGACTGATCGAAGTTCAGGAAGAAAGGAG AGATTTTTCTTCCACACATCACGCTTGTCAACCAACCAGAGGTGAAAGCTACAGTTCTCATCTTTACGAGGCAGCCCTTCAAACTCCAAAGACACCGACCACGTCTAAAATACCAACTTCAGCATCTGTCAGATTCGCTGACCTGGAAGAAGGCGAGGAATCAACGTCGGATTACGCGAGCATTGAAACAAGGAGTCCAGGTGATCCCTTGGCTGAAGACGATTGGccttcaaataaaaaatctaaacAGTTGCGTGCTATCGTCAGTTCAACGACAATACGTGAAGGCCAATTTGGTTTTTGCAATCCGAATTATTTGGGCTTGGACGAGAGCAGGAGTCATTATCAGCAgcagcatcatcatcatcatcatcatcatcatcaacaacaacaacaacaacagcaacaacaacaagacgGAAAATATGCGAAGATGTTGAACAGTCCACCTGATAGCGTGTTGGAGGATGAACCTGGCAGGTCAGCCTCGCAAACATTCGCTGAACTTCTTGAACTTCAAGAGATCAGAAGGATTCCCAGAGCACCGCCTAAGAGTTTGCCTTTGGGATCACCCTCGAGACGAGCTGTTAGTGCCTCCAGGGCCGAAAGGCAAAGAGCTAAGGTCGCAGCTAATGATGGAAACGACTCGGGAACACCTTCGTATGGACCTGCGCCTTTATATGTCTTCTTAGTCGGTGGTAAAGAAAAGGGTCAGGTCACCGTCTTTGCTAGACCTGTCTCTCTTTGGAAATTGCAGCTAGCGCCGCACATTTTTTAG